A region of the Prochlorothrix hollandica PCC 9006 = CALU 1027 genome:
AGTTAACCAGCCGATCGGTCAAGGTGGGTCAGCGGTTGGCCAATGGGGCTGTGTTAGTCAAGCGCATTGAAATCTACGGATCAGAACCTGTCGTCGTCTTTGAGCAAAGCGGTGTTGAAGTAACCCGGTTTGTGGGGGAAGAGGTGGATCCCGTGGAGGGGGAAGCGGTTGATGGGGCGACCGGTTAAAGGATGCGAGTGACAGTAACCCAGTCCACCTAGGTCAGGGAAGGCGCGGGCTGGCAGGTGGGACAAAAATGGGTCGATCGGCCCCCTAGCTTCAGGCGATCGATGGCCGTACCACAAACTCGGCAAGGCTGACCCGTGCGGCGGTAAACCCAGGCTTGATCCCCATAGTTGCCATTCAGCCCCTTCAGGCTCCGAAAATCGCGCATGGTGGTTCCCCCATGGCTGAGGCTAGTTTCCAAAACCTGCACCACCGATCGCCGGAGGGCGGTGAGGTGCTGAGCGTTGAGCTGATGGCTGGGGTGAACGGGATGGATCTGGCTCAGAAACAGGGATTCATCGACATAGATATTGCCCAGTCCCGCCACCATCGCCTGATCGAGGAGAGTGGTTTTGATGGGGCGCTGACATTTGGCGAACCGCTGCTGTAAATAGGCAACACTAAAGGCCAAGGACAACGGTTCCGGGCCGAGGGTTTTT
Encoded here:
- a CDS encoding DNA-formamidopyrimidine glycosylase gives rise to the protein MPELPEVETVRRGLQDITCGQTLVGGEVLRPQTIAAPDTPQAFLNALIGCQIQGWERRGKYLLAHLHRDGQSGGWWGVHLRMTGQLLWVAQADPQPVHTRVRLLFPQGQELRFVDIRTFGQMWWVPPDRPPEAVIKTLKTLGPEPLSLAFSVAYLQQRFAKCQRPIKTTLLDQAMVAGLGNIYVDESLFLSQIHPVHPSHQLNAQHLTALRRSVVQVLETSLSHGGTTMRDFRSLKGLNGNYGDQAWVYRRTGQPCRVCGTAIDRLKLGGRSTHFCPTCQPAPSLT